From Thalassococcus sp. S3, one genomic window encodes:
- a CDS encoding ABC transporter ATP-binding protein, with translation MDLRTRHITHRYGDMTVLDDLSLHIPAGEILCIIGPSGCGKSTLLRLLGGLEQPSSGEVLQLGTPPEGCLNPLTFVFQDFALLPWRSVEGNVSLVLEDHGIRGAEARSIIDDVLARTKLSDFKTALPRQLSGGMKQRVAIARALAVNPAVLLLDEPLSALDAQTRELLMEDLISLWTRQPFTGVYVTHNLAEAVRLGHRIAVLSRRPGRIREVIEVPAPLDQRGPGNAHLEALQKRLWDLMREEAMAADQELQNV, from the coding sequence ATGGATCTGAGAACCCGCCACATCACCCACCGCTATGGCGACATGACGGTGCTGGACGATCTCTCGCTGCATATTCCGGCGGGCGAGATCCTGTGCATCATCGGCCCGTCAGGCTGCGGCAAGTCCACACTGCTGCGCCTCTTGGGCGGGCTGGAGCAGCCCTCATCGGGCGAGGTTCTGCAATTGGGCACCCCGCCGGAGGGGTGCCTGAACCCGCTTACCTTCGTTTTCCAGGATTTCGCCCTGCTGCCGTGGCGAAGTGTCGAGGGCAATGTGAGCCTTGTTCTCGAAGATCACGGCATCCGCGGCGCCGAGGCGCGCAGTATTATCGACGATGTGCTGGCGCGCACGAAGCTCTCGGATTTCAAGACTGCCCTGCCCCGGCAATTGTCCGGCGGCATGAAACAACGGGTGGCCATCGCGCGGGCTTTGGCGGTCAATCCCGCCGTATTGCTGCTGGACGAACCGCTCTCGGCGCTTGACGCACAGACACGCGAACTCCTGATGGAAGACCTGATTTCCCTCTGGACCCGGCAGCCTTTCACCGGCGTCTACGTCACGCATAATCTGGCCGAGGCTGTCCGGCTTGGCCACCGCATCGCCGTCCTCTCCCGTCGGCCCGGGCGCATTCGGGAGGTGATCGAGGTGCCGGCCCCTCTGGACCAGCGCGGTCCCGGCAACGCGCATCTGGAAGCCTTGCAAAAGCGTCTCTGGGATCTGATGCGCGAAGAGGCGATGGCCGCCGATCAGGAGCTTCAGAATGTCTGA
- a CDS encoding ABC transporter substrate-binding protein — protein sequence MTDFTRRHALGLMGAASTLPMLGSPALASSKMTVGALRFTSHAASFVAFERGYFSDEGLDVEFKFFQAAQPMAVAIASGDADYAVTAISGGLISLAEKGAAKVIGGALSEEAGIDGQKILASDAAYQAGLTSAKMLDGKSFAVTQPGSSFHYMGSKISAAEGVDVSFKPLQKVGAIIGAMKSGQVDAWSIVPHIAKGLAGSGAVHIIGDVADYIPDYQVTTVFTSAENAANERAKTEAFLRAFSKGADDFNSALVDKTAGDEAAEEMVKLIHKYVYTDRPYEKAKPSIVNGSMRINANAALNMASVQDQLGWFQSEGLVKDSITTETLVDSSYVEMMS from the coding sequence ATGACCGATTTCACACGGCGCCATGCGCTTGGCCTGATGGGGGCCGCATCAACACTGCCGATGCTGGGCAGCCCCGCGCTGGCCAGCAGCAAGATGACAGTAGGCGCGCTGCGCTTCACCAGCCACGCCGCCAGCTTTGTGGCCTTCGAGCGGGGCTATTTCAGCGATGAAGGGCTGGACGTGGAGTTCAAGTTCTTCCAGGCCGCCCAGCCCATGGCCGTGGCCATCGCGTCGGGCGATGCGGACTACGCGGTCACCGCGATCTCGGGCGGGCTGATCAGCCTCGCGGAAAAAGGCGCCGCCAAGGTGATTGGCGGAGCGCTTAGCGAAGAGGCGGGCATCGACGGGCAGAAGATCCTTGCCTCCGACGCCGCCTATCAGGCGGGCCTGACCAGTGCCAAGATGCTGGACGGGAAGAGCTTTGCGGTCACGCAGCCGGGGTCGTCGTTCCACTACATGGGATCGAAGATCAGCGCGGCAGAAGGCGTCGATGTCAGCTTCAAGCCGCTGCAAAAGGTCGGCGCGATCATCGGAGCCATGAAATCGGGCCAGGTCGATGCCTGGTCCATCGTGCCGCATATCGCCAAGGGCCTCGCCGGATCGGGGGCGGTTCATATCATCGGCGATGTCGCGGATTACATCCCGGATTATCAGGTCACGACCGTCTTCACCTCCGCCGAGAACGCCGCCAACGAACGCGCCAAAACCGAAGCCTTCCTGCGTGCCTTCTCCAAGGGGGCGGATGACTTCAACTCGGCTCTGGTCGACAAGACTGCAGGGGACGAGGCTGCCGAGGAGATGGTCAAGCTGATCCACAAGTATGTCTACACAGACCGGCCCTACGAAAAGGCCAAACCGTCCATCGTCAATGGCTCCATGCGGATCAACGCGAATGCGGCGCTGAACATGGCCTCGGTGCAGGATCAGTTGGGCTGGTTCCAGTCCGAAGGGCTGGTCAAGGACAGCATCACGACCGAAACGCTGGTAGACTCGTCTTACGTCGAGATGATGAGCTAA